The window ATGTCCCTCCTTTAACCGGCGCAGTCGCTCTCCTGTCCGTCGATCTTCATGGTATCTAACAAAATTTTCGTGTTCTCTAAGAAAATCCATTAGCCAACCTCCCTGGAAATAAAAACTACCGCCTCTCCCAAAAGGGAAAGACGGCATGTTCTTCACGCGTCGTTTTATGTAAATTAATAGGCCCTACATAGCATACGCAATATGATCCTCAATGTACTGCTCCAACTTGATCCGCACATAAGGCGGCAAGGCGGAGAGCATGCAGCCATAACGGAAGTTGCGGCCGTCAGGCTCGATGCGAATCACGCGAGCGGTGATTGGCGGCAGCTCCGCTTCCTGCGGGAAGTGGATGACGATGAACATGTCCGGCGCAAGCGGGGCGGCAGATGTAATCTGCAGTCCGCTCTCGGACAAGTCGAAGAGGGTGCCGTCGATGTTTTGGCCGGAGAAGGAACCCTCCTGCTCCCATTGGTAAATGGACAGCTTCAGGCTGATGTCCAGCTTCACGCGCGTGTTCCGGCGGCGTTCACGGCCAGAAAGCGGGGATGCCGGTTCCTCTGCAGCAACGACAGGCTCGCTATGTCTGACAACCTGCTGCCCCATCCATTCTTCATAACACTGAATGACGGAGCTCAAATCTTCCTCACCTAGGCCTTTACTTAGGCCGATTTGGAATAAGTTGGTAGCTGACTGCAGCATAGGCGTCGGCAGCTGGAACTTGCCCGTAATCTCCTGTGCAAGCTGCAAATCCTTCAGCATCAGCTTCAGAGAGAATTGATTGCTGAAATCGCGATCGATAATCTTATCGCCTTTCAGCTCCACCATCTTGCTGTTCGCTCCGC is drawn from Paenibacillus sp. V4I7 and contains these coding sequences:
- a CDS encoding NAD(P)-binding domain-containing protein, which translates into the protein MKRIGFIGLGTMGKPMAANLIQKGFMVTVYNRTAEKADELAHLGAEVGLTPAEVTRSSDVLITMLSNDASLLETFYSEQGILSGVHPALTIIDSSTVSPQTSQKLAEELAAHFVDFLDAPVTGSKPAAEAGTLTFMVGGNQEVFDEQHDVFLALGTKALYLGPSGSGSYAKLAHNTMVGINLAGLAEGLSIAVKAGVKPAQFLEIVRSGGANSKMVELKGDKIIDRDFSNQFSLKLMLKDLQLAQEITGKFQLPTPMLQSATNLFQIGLSKGLGEEDLSSVIQCYEEWMGQQVVRHSEPVVAAEEPASPLSGRERRRNTRVKLDISLKLSIYQWEQEGSFSGQNIDGTLFDLSESGLQITSAAPLAPDMFIVIHFPQEAELPPITARVIRIEPDGRNFRYGCMLSALPPYVRIKLEQYIEDHIAYAM